The following are from one region of the Actinoplanes sp. L3-i22 genome:
- the rpmH gene encoding 50S ribosomal protein L34 codes for MSKRTYQPNNRRRAKTHGFRLRMRTRAGRAILSARRGKGRDTLSA; via the coding sequence GTGAGCAAGCGCACCTATCAGCCGAACAACCGCCGGCGCGCCAAGACCCACGGCTTCCGGCTGCGCATGCGCACCCGTGCCGGGCGCGCGATCCTTTCCGCTCGTCGTGGCAAGGGCCGCGACACGCTGTCGGCCTGA